The proteins below are encoded in one region of Nitrosomonas ureae:
- a CDS encoding DegQ family serine endoprotease, translated as MFQLIIIPFILFSSVTFVQAAELPDFTGLVEKHGVAVVNISAVQSLNVMNNQIIPEIPGIPENSPFYDFFRRHIQPFPGPRKSEPKSLGSGFIISSDGYILTNAHVVETADEITVKLNDKREFVAEIIGTDRKTDIALIKISASDLPVVAQGNPENLKVGEWVIAIGSPFGFEHSVTAGIVSAKGRSLAQENYVPFIQTDVAINPGNSGGPLFNMKGEVVGINSQIYSRTGGFMGLSFAIPINVATEIADQLKISGKVSRGRIGVMIQEVTKELAESFGLTDSRGALVVSIEKNGPAGKAGVQARDIILKFDEKEVLTSSDLPRIVGNTKPGSKVTIQMWRDGALRTVKVEVGETLSDEGSESRKLKQSKKPDTSNRLGLALSEVTDEQKKQLEIANGLLVEDMQSGIASRSGIRIGDIILGFNSKDVKSVAQFNELLNQVQSGKNIALLVKRGEITTFITMKLSDDDKEN; from the coding sequence ATGTTTCAATTAATAATAATTCCATTCATTTTGTTTTCATCGGTAACCTTTGTCCAAGCCGCCGAACTACCTGATTTTACGGGACTAGTTGAGAAACATGGTGTTGCAGTCGTGAACATCAGTGCTGTACAGAGTCTAAATGTGATGAATAATCAGATAATTCCTGAAATACCAGGAATTCCGGAGAATTCACCATTTTATGATTTTTTTAGAAGACATATACAGCCTTTCCCCGGGCCAAGAAAGTCTGAGCCTAAGTCGCTGGGATCAGGTTTTATTATTAGTTCGGATGGTTATATTCTGACAAATGCGCATGTGGTTGAAACTGCTGATGAGATAACCGTAAAGCTTAATGATAAAAGAGAGTTTGTCGCTGAAATTATTGGTACCGATCGTAAGACCGATATAGCATTGATTAAAATTAGCGCTAGTGATTTGCCTGTAGTTGCACAAGGAAATCCCGAAAATCTTAAGGTGGGTGAGTGGGTGATTGCGATCGGTTCTCCATTTGGTTTTGAACATAGCGTGACCGCGGGCATTGTAAGCGCTAAAGGACGTTCTTTAGCACAGGAAAATTATGTTCCATTTATACAAACTGATGTTGCAATTAACCCAGGAAATTCAGGCGGGCCATTGTTTAACATGAAGGGTGAAGTAGTTGGAATTAATTCTCAAATTTATAGCCGTACGGGCGGATTTATGGGATTGTCTTTTGCTATACCGATCAATGTTGCCACTGAAATTGCCGATCAGTTAAAGATTAGCGGTAAGGTAAGCCGAGGAAGAATTGGTGTAATGATTCAAGAAGTAACTAAAGAATTGGCAGAATCTTTTGGATTAACGGATAGTAGAGGAGCATTAGTCGTTTCTATTGAGAAAAATGGCCCTGCAGGAAAAGCCGGGGTTCAAGCCCGTGATATTATTCTGAAGTTCGATGAAAAGGAAGTTTTAACATCTTCTGATTTACCCCGCATAGTGGGCAATACTAAGCCAGGCTCAAAAGTAACCATTCAAATGTGGCGGGATGGTGCTTTAAGAACAGTTAAGGTTGAAGTTGGAGAAACACTTTCTGATGAGGGATCAGAAAGCCGCAAACTTAAGCAAAGCAAAAAACCGGATACTTCTAATCGTCTTGGGTTGGCATTAAGTGAAGTTACCGATGAGCAAAAGAAACAGTTGGAGATTGCCAATGGTTTGCTGGTTGAAGACATGCAATCCGGTATTGCCAGTCGTTCCGGAATTCGTATCGGGGACATTATCCTGGGATTTAACAGTAAAGATGTAAAAAGTGTCGCGCAGTTTAATGAACTGCTCAATCAAGTTCAAAGTGGAAAAAATATTGCCTTACTTGTAAAAAGAGGGGAGATCACAACTTTCATTACAATGAAACTCTCCGACGATGACAAAGAAAATTGA
- a CDS encoding phage major capsid protein encodes MLSKKNEISSSGYAFRDGGVRNEIFILEQKTLFQFKRMHKMNQQMDKPKSNGGAVEVVMNAFSEYKNANDKNLEQRDNALNSKIEELYSQTDRIEELLNRPFGTVPKPEASQPNRFAITVAGKKIPVLAREDSLASYFRPQSSNGEQEWNLQDFVRNSMGLSNIKNSVVERGSANAPEFLSSQIVDAVRAKSTLINSGALTLPIDGATIIARIDTDAVCHSHVEGIDDIDESLPVFTPIELNPNMLSVQIPLSAEVAEDSANLNLLLKTSIAAAIAKKIDQLGIAALLADSAIEESAVSQDTETWAGLLQAAGSSIALDNEWPKTVISNASDYAKRISQVSGDGQWLVNPPPLATMKDLFSTHMTAGKALMGDFERSVLLAIRSELRIEIVRWHRPGSASHLMIAYMRGAFYTVQPGSLYRQLKTVV; translated from the coding sequence ATGCTATCGAAAAAGAATGAAATATCGAGTTCTGGATATGCCTTCCGAGACGGCGGGGTTCGAAACGAAATATTCATTTTGGAGCAAAAAACTTTATTTCAATTTAAAAGGATGCACAAAATGAACCAGCAAATGGATAAACCGAAATCAAACGGTGGAGCGGTAGAAGTAGTAATGAACGCTTTCAGCGAATACAAAAACGCAAACGATAAGAATCTCGAACAACGCGATAATGCTTTGAATAGCAAAATCGAGGAGCTGTATAGCCAGACAGATCGAATCGAGGAATTGTTAAACCGGCCTTTTGGTACTGTTCCCAAGCCGGAGGCATCTCAACCGAATCGATTTGCGATTACAGTTGCAGGGAAAAAAATCCCAGTTTTGGCTAGGGAGGATAGTCTAGCAAGCTATTTTCGTCCGCAATCTTCAAACGGTGAACAAGAATGGAATTTGCAAGATTTCGTTCGGAATAGCATGGGTTTAAGCAATATTAAAAATAGCGTTGTTGAAAGAGGTTCAGCAAATGCGCCTGAGTTTTTGAGCAGCCAAATTGTGGATGCGGTGCGAGCTAAAAGCACATTGATTAATTCCGGTGCATTAACTCTACCAATCGACGGCGCGACCATTATCGCACGGATTGACACGGATGCTGTCTGCCACAGCCATGTCGAAGGTATAGATGACATTGATGAGAGCTTGCCAGTATTTACGCCTATCGAATTAAATCCCAATATGCTGTCGGTACAGATCCCATTAAGCGCGGAAGTTGCGGAAGATTCGGCAAATTTAAATTTACTTTTAAAGACAAGTATTGCCGCTGCTATTGCAAAAAAAATTGATCAACTAGGAATCGCAGCACTGTTAGCAGATAGTGCAATCGAAGAATCAGCTGTAAGCCAAGATACAGAGACATGGGCCGGGCTTTTGCAAGCAGCAGGATCGTCTATAGCCCTTGATAATGAATGGCCGAAAACTGTTATCAGCAATGCATCTGACTACGCTAAACGCATAAGCCAAGTTTCAGGAGATGGTCAATGGCTGGTAAATCCTCCTCCCTTGGCAACTATGAAAGACTTGTTTAGTACTCACATGACTGCTGGTAAGGCATTGATGGGCGATTTTGAACGCTCGGTATTGCTGGCTATACGGTCTGAGTTGCGGATTGAAATCGTGCGCTGGCACCGCCCTGGATCTGCTTCTCATTTAATGATTGCATACATGAGAGGAGCTTTCTACACAGTGCAACCCGGCTCACTCTATCGCCAGTTGAAAACAGTAGTTTAG
- a CDS encoding IS5 family transposase, with product MEHWKAERLNRDNVLLKIEALIEWEELRPKLTGLYKRELSHGGGQEPFDGLLMFKAILLGQWHSLSDAALEQALCVRIDFLQFCGLSLSDAIPDETTLCRFRNRLITNDRLDDLLASINEQLQCHGLMIKGATGAVIDATLIESAARPKKTITLEVDAEEGKVVQFEDGSQPGINCIEEQSADPDATWLKKGRKSQFGYRSYLVVDAQDGYVRGVHTAPANQSEMMHFEAAIDGAHIEANRVYADKGSASNANRQFLRKQKIKSAIMHRAYKNKPLSSRQKLANQLISKKRYIVEQCFGTIKRLFRMERASYFGTTKVNAQVILKSICMNLKKAANKIFVDQPLRGAIRPNIT from the coding sequence TTGGAACACTGGAAAGCAGAGCGATTGAATCGAGATAATGTTCTGTTGAAGATTGAAGCCCTAATTGAGTGGGAGGAATTACGTCCGAAACTTACGGGTTTATACAAGCGCGAGTTATCGCATGGTGGAGGCCAAGAGCCGTTTGATGGGTTGTTGATGTTCAAAGCGATCCTGCTAGGTCAGTGGCATAGTTTATCGGACGCTGCGTTGGAGCAAGCACTGTGTGTACGCATTGATTTTCTGCAATTTTGCGGACTGTCCTTGTCGGATGCGATACCGGACGAAACCACTTTATGCCGGTTCCGTAACCGGCTAATAACCAACGACCGGCTAGATGATCTGCTGGCCTCTATTAATGAACAGCTTCAATGCCACGGATTGATGATCAAGGGTGCGACAGGAGCGGTCATTGATGCCACGCTGATTGAGTCAGCGGCACGCCCTAAAAAGACCATCACACTGGAAGTGGATGCCGAAGAAGGTAAGGTTGTTCAGTTTGAAGATGGCAGTCAACCTGGAATCAACTGTATCGAAGAACAAAGCGCGGATCCGGATGCGACCTGGCTAAAGAAAGGCAGGAAGTCGCAGTTTGGCTACCGCAGTTACCTGGTGGTGGACGCACAAGACGGCTATGTGCGCGGGGTTCACACCGCCCCTGCCAACCAGAGCGAAATGATGCATTTCGAAGCCGCTATCGATGGTGCGCATATCGAGGCGAATCGGGTGTATGCCGACAAGGGATCCGCCAGCAATGCCAATCGGCAATTTCTAAGAAAGCAAAAGATCAAGAGCGCAATCATGCATCGCGCGTACAAGAATAAACCCCTCTCGTCACGCCAGAAGCTGGCGAATCAATTGATCAGTAAAAAACGCTATATTGTCGAACAGTGTTTCGGCACAATCAAACGCTTATTCAGAATGGAACGCGCCAGCTACTTCGGTACGACGAAAGTCAACGCCCAAGTCATACTGAAAAGTATCTGCATGAATCTAAAGAAAGCAGCCAACAAAATCTTCGTAGACCAACCATTAAGGGGAGCGATCCGTCCAAATATTACATAA
- a CDS encoding MucB/RseB C-terminal domain-containing protein — MISRSIISLLCFIAFGIQVVLAQELPRSSEGALEWLKKMAEAPRRHNYSGVFIYYADNHIEASRIVHKNDQAGEHERIEVLDGSPRIVLRINDEMKCYLPESKKIYTEKRWFRKFFPDILPQPFGNLDENYYIKEVKRERIIDHESQIISLIPRDSLRHGHQFWIDTQTGLLLKSAIMDGGQIIEQFAFAQLEIDGEIQSDLLKPNSFMTQEDWKVTNLLTSVIGEGKLEWKINNLPFGFRKLVEMKRNLTEKPVFVDHIALSDGLATVSVFIESMAEDTPTPASGFFKDRGAINIYVRVLEGNKITTIGEAPMETIKLIGDSVIKIN; from the coding sequence ATGATTAGTCGCAGTATTATCTCGTTGTTATGTTTTATAGCATTTGGTATTCAAGTTGTACTAGCCCAGGAGTTGCCCCGCTCATCTGAAGGTGCGCTTGAGTGGCTGAAAAAAATGGCCGAAGCTCCTCGTCGGCATAACTATTCCGGAGTATTCATTTATTATGCGGATAATCATATAGAGGCATCACGCATTGTTCATAAAAATGATCAAGCTGGCGAACATGAAAGAATTGAAGTTTTAGATGGATCGCCGCGAATAGTTTTGCGTATTAACGATGAAATGAAATGTTATTTGCCAGAAAGCAAAAAAATATATACCGAGAAACGTTGGTTCCGAAAATTTTTCCCAGATATTCTTCCACAGCCATTTGGTAACCTTGATGAGAATTATTACATCAAAGAGGTCAAACGCGAGCGCATAATTGATCACGAAAGTCAGATTATTTCTTTGATACCAAGGGATTCTTTACGTCATGGTCATCAATTCTGGATAGATACCCAAACAGGTTTGCTATTAAAAAGTGCTATCATGGATGGCGGTCAAATTATTGAACAATTTGCATTTGCACAGCTAGAAATCGACGGAGAAATACAATCCGATTTATTGAAACCTAACTCATTCATGACGCAAGAGGATTGGAAGGTAACCAATCTATTGACCTCTGTCATCGGAGAAGGAAAATTAGAATGGAAAATCAATAACTTACCTTTTGGTTTTAGAAAATTAGTTGAAATGAAGCGCAATTTGACTGAGAAACCAGTGTTTGTAGATCATATTGCTTTATCCGATGGACTTGCAACAGTATCTGTATTTATTGAGTCTATGGCAGAAGATACGCCCACGCCTGCATCGGGCTTCTTTAAAGATCGCGGCGCAATCAATATCTATGTGCGCGTGCTGGAGGGTAATAAAATAACTACAATAGGCGAGGCTCCAATGGAAACCATAAAATTAATTGGAGATTCTGTTATCAAGATTAATTAA
- a CDS encoding helix-turn-helix transcriptional regulator translates to MNQSIYIPDVTVAKQFGVSRATIWRWVQNGAFPKPVKLSPGCSRWKIEDVQKWADSRGGV, encoded by the coding sequence ATGAACCAATCAATCTATATTCCTGATGTTACAGTAGCAAAGCAATTTGGAGTCTCACGCGCCACAATTTGGCGATGGGTTCAAAATGGAGCATTTCCTAAACCGGTAAAACTTTCCCCAGGTTGTTCACGTTGGAAAATTGAAGATGTTCAGAAATGGGCTGATTCAAGAGGGGGGGTATAA
- a CDS encoding glutaredoxin family protein, whose amino-acid sequence MTKKIESNSFHTDQTRELIIYGREDCHLCQDMMFALQNLQQQVSFDFKVVDIDSDPQLVARYGEKIPVLISPLTNQEICHYFLDLAALDDYLGKFR is encoded by the coding sequence ATGACAAAGAAAATTGAGTCTAACTCTTTTCACACTGATCAAACACGGGAGCTGATCATCTATGGCCGCGAAGATTGTCATCTTTGCCAAGATATGATGTTTGCGCTGCAGAATTTGCAGCAGCAAGTATCATTCGATTTCAAGGTTGTTGATATTGATTCCGATCCACAGCTGGTTGCGCGCTATGGAGAAAAAATTCCAGTATTGATTTCACCGCTTACCAATCAAGAGATTTGTCATTATTTTCTTGATTTAGCAGCTTTAGATGATTATCTTGGTAAATTTCGTTAG
- a CDS encoding YfjI family protein, translated as MAFKTMQAPAEIQTAYIEAVADSINDDIPEWAEPQPLTSKIEKESYPIEALPLSVKAAVEEVHGFVKAPLPLVAASAISAMSLAIQAHYDIERASALNSPTGLFLLTIADSGERKTTCDRFFSKAINDYEFAQAEAAKTEIKNYNADMDSWEAKRGGIKDRIRTDAKSGKSTSSQEAELRELEHDKPEPPRIPRLLYADVTPEALAYDLAKKWPSGGVVSAEAGIVFGSHGMGKDSVMRNLATLNQLWDGVSLKIDRKTSESFAVHGARLTVALQVQTETLNSFFEKSGALARGTGFLARFLISWPESTQGYRSFTEAPDSWPKLAAFNRRITEILNIPAPINEDGALIPQMLTLTPEAKIMWIEFHDGIESQLASGGVLFEVRDVASKIADNATRLAALFHVFDGGIGAISEDAFERASAIVAWHLNESRRFFGEIALPAEIANASRLNDWLVQHCSQNKTHFVAKRFAQQYGTVRDAARLEAAISELESLDRIQIRKDGKKISIWLNPKILNKEAS; from the coding sequence ATGGCCTTTAAAACAATGCAAGCCCCCGCAGAGATTCAAACAGCATATATTGAAGCTGTTGCTGATTCCATCAATGATGATATCCCTGAATGGGCAGAGCCCCAGCCATTAACTTCCAAAATCGAGAAGGAATCCTATCCTATAGAAGCATTGCCCTTATCTGTTAAAGCCGCAGTAGAAGAAGTGCATGGATTTGTTAAAGCACCTTTGCCACTGGTAGCAGCATCGGCAATATCTGCTATGTCTTTGGCCATACAGGCACATTATGACATTGAAAGGGCAAGCGCATTGAATTCGCCAACAGGCTTGTTCTTGCTCACCATTGCAGATAGCGGCGAACGAAAAACGACTTGTGACAGATTCTTTTCAAAGGCTATTAATGATTATGAATTTGCGCAGGCTGAAGCCGCAAAAACAGAAATCAAAAATTACAATGCTGATATGGATTCATGGGAAGCCAAGCGAGGCGGTATAAAGGACAGAATCCGCACCGATGCGAAAAGCGGAAAATCAACATCGAGTCAGGAAGCAGAACTTAGAGAATTAGAGCATGACAAGCCAGAACCGCCACGAATTCCGCGTCTACTGTATGCAGATGTTACACCTGAAGCACTGGCATATGATCTAGCTAAGAAATGGCCAAGCGGCGGGGTTGTATCAGCTGAAGCGGGAATAGTGTTCGGATCGCATGGTATGGGGAAAGATTCGGTTATGCGTAATCTCGCTACACTCAACCAGTTATGGGATGGCGTGAGTTTAAAAATAGATCGTAAAACCAGCGAATCATTTGCGGTGCATGGCGCACGATTAACAGTTGCATTGCAGGTACAAACCGAAACACTCAACAGCTTTTTTGAGAAATCCGGTGCATTAGCACGGGGAACGGGATTCCTGGCACGATTCCTTATTAGTTGGCCTGAGTCGACACAAGGTTATAGGTCTTTCACTGAGGCGCCTGATAGCTGGCCAAAACTTGCCGCATTCAATCGACGAATAACTGAGATATTAAATATCCCCGCACCAATAAATGAAGACGGCGCACTCATTCCGCAGATGCTTACCTTGACACCTGAAGCAAAGATCATGTGGATTGAGTTCCATGATGGTATCGAATCTCAGTTAGCTAGTGGCGGTGTGTTGTTTGAAGTACGCGATGTGGCAAGCAAAATTGCAGACAATGCCACCAGGCTGGCAGCGTTATTTCATGTCTTTGATGGCGGGATTGGTGCAATTAGTGAGGATGCATTTGAAAGGGCCAGTGCTATTGTGGCATGGCACCTCAACGAATCCCGGCGTTTCTTTGGTGAGATCGCCTTGCCTGCTGAAATTGCCAACGCATCAAGGCTAAATGATTGGTTAGTGCAGCATTGCAGCCAGAACAAAACGCACTTTGTAGCAAAAAGATTTGCTCAGCAATACGGAACGGTCAGAGACGCCGCACGGCTTGAAGCTGCAATTAGTGAGCTTGAATCGTTGGATCGTATTCAGATTAGGAAAGATGGAAAGAAAATATCTATCTGGTTAAATCCTAAAATCCTGAATAAGGAGGCCTCATGA
- the rpoE gene encoding RNA polymerase sigma factor RpoE has protein sequence MGDREIDQQLVERVQSGDKQAFDLLVIKYQRKLARLLSQFIRDSAEVEDVTQEAFIKAYRALSSFRGDSAFYTWLYRIGINTAKNFLVSQGRKLPTLQGFDNEDAEDFEDGGLLKEMNTPESELMSQEIAQTVNQTLDSLPEELRTAIVLREIDGLSYEEIANIMNCPIGTVRSRIFRAREAISEQLRPLLGTSKDKRW, from the coding sequence ATGGGTGATCGGGAGATCGATCAGCAGTTAGTAGAACGAGTTCAAAGCGGGGATAAGCAGGCATTTGATCTGCTGGTGATTAAGTATCAGCGCAAGTTGGCTCGTTTGTTGTCGCAATTTATACGCGATTCCGCTGAAGTTGAGGACGTTACGCAGGAAGCGTTTATTAAAGCATATCGAGCATTATCTTCATTTCGAGGAGATAGTGCTTTCTATACGTGGTTATATCGCATCGGCATTAATACTGCAAAAAATTTCTTGGTATCTCAAGGGCGGAAATTACCAACTTTGCAAGGTTTCGATAATGAAGATGCTGAAGACTTTGAAGATGGTGGTTTGCTAAAGGAAATGAATACACCTGAGAGTGAACTGATGAGTCAGGAAATTGCTCAAACAGTTAATCAGACGTTGGATTCATTGCCGGAAGAATTGCGTACAGCGATTGTTTTAAGAGAGATTGATGGGTTGAGTTATGAAGAAATTGCCAATATCATGAATTGCCCTATTGGAACTGTACGGTCGCGAATATTTCGTGCACGTGAAGCAATTTCGGAACAATTACGCCCTTTGTTAGGGACAAGTAAAGATAAGAGGTGGTAA
- a CDS encoding sigma-E factor negative regulatory protein has product MKSKVSALMDGELDQQDVTNVIEAIRKDDNLQNEWRSYHLIGDTLRKSSRLSMNISSRVSQKLITEPTVLSPNITSAIQKQKYKVFTLAAAASVVAMISAGLIMNNLYKPQQITIAEQSNQENSLSAAPIMVSSPPLIHNYSHPPVEINDYLFVHREFSPGITMRGQASNIHNVEYHERYGR; this is encoded by the coding sequence GTGAAAAGTAAAGTATCTGCATTGATGGATGGCGAGCTTGATCAACAGGATGTTACCAATGTTATTGAAGCTATCAGAAAAGATGATAATCTACAGAACGAGTGGAGATCTTATCATTTGATTGGCGATACGCTCCGAAAGTCATCCCGACTGTCCATGAATATATCTTCCAGAGTCAGTCAAAAATTAATAACCGAACCCACAGTACTTTCTCCCAATATAACAAGCGCAATCCAAAAACAGAAGTATAAAGTGTTTACACTCGCGGCTGCTGCTTCTGTTGTTGCAATGATTTCTGCCGGTCTAATTATGAATAATTTGTATAAACCGCAGCAAATAACGATTGCTGAGCAATCGAATCAGGAAAACAGTCTAAGTGCCGCTCCCATTATGGTTTCATCCCCACCTCTAATCCATAATTATTCGCATCCCCCAGTTGAAATTAATGATTATTTGTTCGTGCATAGGGAGTTTTCCCCGGGAATTACGATGCGTGGGCAAGCGAGCAATATTCATAACGTTGAATATCACGAAAGATATGGTAGATGA
- the nadB gene encoding L-aspartate oxidase: MTDNNYDTLIIGSGLAGFSLALHLAQHQKVCIVTKQTAESGASSWAQGGIAAALSNEDSPSQHVQDTLIAGSGLCDEGITRFVTENAADAIHWLIAQGVIFTCDQTSETGYHLTQEGGHSTRRIIHSGDATGKAVQQALIQKIRLHPKITVLEHHIAIDLITDDRLTDYTKDRNKRCVGAYILDKKKDKVISFAAQNTVLATGGASKVYLYTTNPDTATGDGIAMGWRAGCRIANMEFIQFHPTCLYHPHAKSFLISEAVRGEGGLLKLPSDERFMPWHDQRGELAPRDIVARAIDFEMKKRGLDCVYLDISHKPENFLKKHFPTIYARCLKLGIDISKEPIPVVPAAHYTCGGVITDNHGKTDLSNLYAIGETAHTGLHGANRLASNSLLECLVLAQTAGSDIINQPTNELPKLPDWDESRVTDADEEIVIAHNWDELRRFMWNYVGIVRTTKRLQRAQHRIELLREEINEYYTNFRVTSDLLELRNLVDSADLIVRCALLRHESRGLHYSKDYPDTLPRAVNTVLKREN, translated from the coding sequence ATGACTGACAATAATTACGATACACTCATTATCGGTAGCGGATTAGCCGGATTTTCACTAGCGCTACATTTAGCGCAACACCAGAAGGTTTGTATTGTAACCAAACAAACTGCCGAATCTGGAGCCAGTTCATGGGCACAAGGCGGTATAGCAGCGGCGCTCTCAAATGAAGATTCCCCGTCACAACACGTTCAAGATACTTTAATTGCCGGAAGTGGTTTATGTGATGAAGGCATCACACGCTTCGTAACCGAAAATGCGGCTGATGCGATTCATTGGTTGATCGCTCAAGGAGTAATCTTTACCTGCGACCAAACAAGCGAAACCGGCTATCACTTAACTCAAGAAGGAGGCCATAGCACACGACGCATCATTCACAGTGGCGACGCTACTGGTAAAGCCGTACAACAAGCGCTCATTCAAAAAATACGATTGCATCCGAAAATCACTGTTCTAGAGCATCATATTGCTATCGATCTGATAACCGATGATAGATTAACTGATTACACAAAAGACCGAAATAAAAGATGCGTTGGTGCATACATTCTTGACAAGAAAAAAGATAAAGTAATAAGCTTTGCTGCACAAAATACCGTACTGGCAACCGGGGGTGCCAGTAAAGTTTATCTCTACACTACCAATCCCGATACAGCTACCGGCGATGGCATTGCAATGGGCTGGCGGGCGGGCTGCCGAATTGCCAACATGGAATTCATTCAATTTCACCCAACCTGCCTTTATCATCCTCACGCAAAATCTTTTTTAATCAGTGAAGCTGTTCGTGGTGAAGGTGGATTATTAAAACTTCCCAGTGACGAACGCTTCATGCCTTGGCACGATCAGCGCGGCGAACTTGCTCCACGTGATATTGTGGCTCGTGCCATCGACTTTGAAATGAAAAAAAGAGGATTGGATTGTGTTTATTTAGATATATCGCACAAACCTGAAAATTTTTTAAAAAAGCATTTTCCAACAATTTATGCCCGCTGTTTAAAATTAGGTATCGATATTAGCAAAGAGCCAATCCCTGTGGTTCCTGCCGCTCACTACACTTGCGGCGGCGTGATCACCGACAATCATGGCAAGACCGATTTGAGCAACCTATATGCAATCGGAGAAACCGCGCACACCGGATTACATGGTGCCAACCGTTTAGCCAGCAATTCCCTCCTGGAATGTTTAGTATTGGCTCAGACGGCAGGAAGCGACATTATCAATCAACCCACAAATGAATTGCCAAAACTTCCGGATTGGGACGAAAGCCGTGTCACAGACGCCGATGAAGAAATCGTGATTGCACATAACTGGGATGAATTACGCCGTTTTATGTGGAATTATGTTGGTATCGTACGCACCACAAAACGATTACAGCGCGCACAACACAGAATTGAGCTACTGCGCGAAGAAATCAATGAATACTATACCAACTTCCGTGTCACCAGCGATTTACTGGAATTACGCAATCTGGTTGATAGTGCCGATCTGATTGTGCGGTGTGCATTGCTACGTCACGAAAGCCGGGGATTGCACTACAGCAAGGATTATCCTGATACATTACCGCGCGCAGTAAATACGGTGCTAAAAAGAGAAAATTAA
- a CDS encoding MEKHLA domain-containing protein encodes MQAHWTNPNVINWCQYLLDSYVHWTKLELMDRSGTLLTQAERLFNSAFVVASHGAEADPILNYGNQAALNLWAMDWQQFTQTPSRLTAESPNREERTRMLQQAKIQGYISNYRGIRISSTGKRFLVNQATIWNIHKPDGTAIGQGATFSNWKYLD; translated from the coding sequence ATGCAAGCCCACTGGACCAATCCGAACGTCATAAACTGGTGTCAATATCTTCTCGACAGCTATGTTCACTGGACCAAACTGGAGCTAATGGATCGTAGCGGCACTTTGCTGACACAAGCCGAGCGACTGTTCAACAGTGCGTTTGTTGTGGCATCGCATGGCGCGGAAGCTGATCCCATATTAAATTATGGTAACCAGGCAGCCCTTAATTTATGGGCCATGGATTGGCAACAATTCACACAAACACCCTCACGCCTCACAGCTGAGTCACCCAACCGTGAAGAACGTACACGCATGCTGCAACAAGCTAAAATACAAGGCTACATTTCCAATTATCGCGGTATCAGGATTTCCAGCACAGGAAAACGTTTTCTGGTTAATCAAGCCACCATTTGGAATATACACAAACCTGACGGCACAGCAATTGGACAAGGCGCCACTTTCTCCAATTGGAAATATTTGGACTGA
- a CDS encoding ImmA/IrrE family metallo-endopeptidase translates to MSTQAREILEKYWDKEIPIDPIKLANALGAEVKADPDLATSGEFNCTNDGPLIQYNNTESKVRQRFTIAHELGHFVLGHGGAYRDNPEEFSLANHDPLEIAANRFAAELLMPEAVINLLIFKKGIKDIAKLSSMLQVSQIAMQFRLKNLGLIS, encoded by the coding sequence ATGTCTACACAAGCAAGGGAAATACTTGAAAAATACTGGGATAAGGAAATACCTATCGATCCCATAAAGTTAGCCAATGCGTTGGGCGCTGAGGTAAAGGCTGATCCCGATTTGGCCACAAGTGGGGAATTCAACTGCACTAACGATGGCCCTTTAATTCAGTACAATAATACAGAATCAAAGGTACGTCAGAGATTCACTATAGCTCATGAACTTGGACATTTTGTCCTTGGGCATGGTGGGGCGTATCGAGATAACCCTGAAGAATTTTCGTTAGCCAATCATGATCCCTTAGAAATTGCAGCAAACCGATTTGCAGCGGAATTGCTTATGCCTGAAGCCGTTATAAATCTTTTAATTTTTAAAAAAGGAATAAAGGATATAGCCAAGCTTTCTAGTATGTTGCAAGTTTCTCAGATTGCCATGCAATTTCGTTTAAAAAATCTTGGGTTGATAAGCTGA